One genomic segment of Hemiscyllium ocellatum isolate sHemOce1 chromosome 49, sHemOce1.pat.X.cur, whole genome shotgun sequence includes these proteins:
- the LOC132837178 gene encoding late histone H2B.L4-like isoform X1 codes for MADEKKAQQTSKKGAKKIIKKAPAKGSKKRRRSRKESYSIYIYKVMKQVHPDTGISSKAMSIMNSFVNDIFERIAGEASRLAHYNKRSTISSREIQTAVRLLLPGELAKHAVSEGTKAVTKYTSSK; via the coding sequence ATGGCTGATGAGAAGAAAGCCCAGCAAACCTCCAAGAAGGGCGCGAAGAAAATCATTAAGAAGGCGCCAGCGAAAGGCAGTAAGAAAAGGAGACGGTCCAGGAAGGAAAGTTACTCCATCTATATCTACAAAGTGATGAAGCAGGTTCACcccgacaccggcatctcctccAAGGCCATGAGCATCATGAACTCGTTCGTCAACGATATTTTCGAGCGTATCGCGGGGGAGGCTTCCCGCCTGGCCCATTACAACAAGCGCAGCACCATCAGCTCCCGGGAGATCCAGACCGCCGTGCGGCTGCTGCTGCCCGGGGAGCTGGCCAAGCACGCCGTGTCGGAGGGCACAAAGGCGGTGACCAAGTACACCAGCTCCAAGTGA
- the LOC132837178 gene encoding histone H2B 7-like isoform X2, which produces MPSKAQQTSKKGAKKIIKKAPAKGSKKRRRSRKESYSIYIYKVMKQVHPDTGISSKAMSIMNSFVNDIFERIAGEASRLAHYNKRSTISSREIQTAVRLLLPGELAKHAVSEGTKAVTKYTSSK; this is translated from the exons ATGCCAAGT AAAGCCCAGCAAACCTCCAAGAAGGGCGCGAAGAAAATCATTAAGAAGGCGCCAGCGAAAGGCAGTAAGAAAAGGAGACGGTCCAGGAAGGAAAGTTACTCCATCTATATCTACAAAGTGATGAAGCAGGTTCACcccgacaccggcatctcctccAAGGCCATGAGCATCATGAACTCGTTCGTCAACGATATTTTCGAGCGTATCGCGGGGGAGGCTTCCCGCCTGGCCCATTACAACAAGCGCAGCACCATCAGCTCCCGGGAGATCCAGACCGCCGTGCGGCTGCTGCTGCCCGGGGAGCTGGCCAAGCACGCCGTGTCGGAGGGCACAAAGGCGGTGACCAAGTACACCAGCTCCAAGTGA